CGGAAATACCAACCCTGCTTTTCACAAATTCATTTCGCTCCAGTTCATTCAACATAAATTGCGCAAGATCACCTGCATTAATTCTGCTGAGGTTAGGTTGTGGAGGATAATCTTTTCTTGTGATATAATTACCTGTGGGGCCTTCATTGATAATATCGGGGCTGCAAACAAAAGTCCAGTCAAGAGGAGAGTCCTTTAAATGTTCGTAGGCTTTGCGATGTTCGTTACCAACAGGAAGGTATTCTTCAGGATAATCTTTCTGATCGATAATGAGCGAGTGCTCATCAAAGTTTAAAATACCTAAACCGCCCAATGCTACAATACGCTTAATCGCTGCTTTCTGCATTTGTGTAACAATTGTTTTCATCCCAAGCGAACGTGCTTTATCAGATCCGTCAAAAGCTCCACCTATTGCACTCAACACAGCATCGCAACCTTTAAGAGCCCGTAAGATATCTCCTGCATCAAACAAACCTCCTTTAATTTTCTCCAGTTTTTCGTCTTCAATATCCATTTCATATACGTT
The DNA window shown above is from Lacibacter sp. H375 and carries:
- a CDS encoding NAD(P)-dependent oxidoreductase gives rise to the protein MQLIVFGATGQVGTQLVKQALWRGHSVKAYGRNVYEMDIEDEKLEKIKGGLFDAGDILRALKGCDAVLSAIGGAFDGSDKARSLGMKTIVTQMQKAAIKRIVALGGLGILNFDEHSLIIDQKDYPEEYLPVGNEHRKAYEHLKDSPLDWTFVCSPDIINEGPTGNYITRKDYPPQPNLSRINAGDLAQFMLNELERNEFVKSRVGISAL